The following proteins are co-located in the Streptomyces sp. NBC_01198 genome:
- a CDS encoding C40 family peptidase produces MASHRRAPQPGLAVRTTRVTVLSAAAAATAALSGGTAQLAAADPTPAAGQDTATRLDRLYQQAEQATEKYDAAKEHAEQLRADLATLQDRAAQGQQRVNELRDELGALAAEQYRDGALDPSLALLLSDDPEDSLDRAATLDRLGTRQADQLRELQDAERALSGQRSQAAGKLAELNQTAADLRQRKTAVQRALAAAQQLLRALPAIQRAGYTPGTGDHAARDRTPLPELPDLPAASGRNALAVAAARQVLGAPYVWGATGPHAFDCSGLMQYAYGRAGVALPRTSQEQMNAGHRVPLDQARPGDLIIYRGDASHVAMYVGGGRVIHAPYPGARVRYDPVGMMPITAVTRP; encoded by the coding sequence GTGGCATCCCATCGACGCGCACCGCAGCCGGGCCTGGCCGTCCGCACCACCCGGGTCACCGTGCTGTCCGCGGCGGCCGCGGCCACCGCGGCACTGTCCGGCGGCACCGCCCAGCTCGCCGCGGCCGACCCCACGCCCGCCGCGGGCCAGGACACCGCGACCCGGCTCGACCGGCTCTACCAGCAGGCGGAACAGGCCACCGAGAAGTACGACGCGGCCAAGGAGCACGCCGAACAGCTGCGCGCCGACCTCGCCACCCTCCAGGACCGCGCGGCCCAGGGCCAGCAGCGGGTGAACGAGCTGCGGGACGAACTCGGCGCGCTGGCCGCCGAGCAGTACCGCGACGGCGCCCTCGACCCGTCGCTGGCGCTGCTGCTGTCCGACGACCCCGAGGACTCCCTCGACCGGGCCGCCACCCTGGACCGGCTCGGCACTCGGCAGGCCGACCAGCTGCGCGAACTCCAGGACGCGGAAAGGGCGCTGAGCGGGCAGCGCAGCCAGGCCGCGGGCAAGCTCGCCGAGCTGAACCAGACCGCCGCGGATCTGCGGCAGCGCAAGACCGCGGTGCAGCGGGCGCTCGCCGCCGCCCAGCAGCTGCTGCGCGCCCTGCCCGCCATCCAGCGGGCCGGCTACACCCCCGGCACGGGCGACCACGCCGCCCGCGACCGCACTCCGCTGCCCGAACTCCCCGACCTGCCCGCCGCGTCGGGCCGCAACGCCCTCGCGGTCGCCGCCGCCCGCCAGGTGCTCGGCGCACCCTACGTATGGGGCGCCACCGGCCCGCACGCCTTCGACTGCTCGGGCCTGATGCAGTACGCCTACGGCCGGGCCGGCGTGGCGCTGCCGCGGACGTCCCAGGAGCAGATGAACGCCGGCCACCGCGTCCCCCTGGACCAGGCCCGCCCCGGCGACCTGATCATCTACCGCGGCGACGCCAGCCACGTCGCCATGTACGTCGGCGGCGGCCGCGTCATCCACGCCCCCTACCCCGGCGCCCGGGTCCGCTACGACCCGGTGGGCATGATGCCGATCACGGCCGTGACCAGACCCTGA
- a CDS encoding M48 family metalloprotease, producing the protein MTEPPHGPDAGPDFTPEHIARARALRQGVWPVALAGRTAGLALLAVLGLTPAGAGLIAAFGSSWPARVAGAAVTLVLLPQLLALPFGARTRVVRARFGLVTQGWGGWAADVLRGLLISLPLVGGALFAVYALAGLTRWWWAWAALGAAAATVALSWVAPVLFEPLFNRFTPMPAGPLRDALLALAARDGVTVRDVLVADASRRTTALNAYVSGFGRTRRIVVYDTLLSTAEPREVELVVAHELGHVVHRDVARGTALGAVGSAAGVCALAAVVSWSPLLDLAGADRFADPRSAWLLAAVAALGVALAGPVGCAISRRVEIRADRHALALTADPEHFIAMQRRLTISNVAEPSPPRALHALFGTHPTPTARIALARTSAPALPPG; encoded by the coding sequence ATGACCGAGCCGCCCCACGGCCCTGACGCCGGCCCCGACTTCACCCCCGAGCACATCGCCCGGGCCCGGGCGCTGCGGCAGGGCGTCTGGCCGGTCGCCCTGGCCGGCCGCACGGCCGGGCTCGCGCTGCTTGCGGTGCTCGGCCTGACCCCGGCCGGCGCCGGGCTGATCGCCGCCTTTGGCTCTTCGTGGCCCGCCCGGGTCGCCGGGGCGGCGGTCACCCTGGTGCTGCTGCCGCAGTTGCTCGCCCTGCCCTTCGGGGCCCGCACCCGGGTGGTACGTGCACGCTTCGGCCTGGTGACCCAGGGGTGGGGCGGCTGGGCGGCGGACGTGCTGCGCGGCCTGCTCATCTCGCTGCCGCTCGTCGGCGGCGCCCTCTTCGCCGTCTACGCGCTGGCCGGCCTCACCCGCTGGTGGTGGGCGTGGGCCGCGCTCGGGGCTGCGGCGGCCACCGTCGCGCTGTCCTGGGTGGCACCGGTGCTCTTCGAGCCGCTCTTCAACCGCTTCACGCCGATGCCGGCGGGCCCGTTGCGCGACGCCCTGCTCGCGCTGGCCGCGCGCGACGGGGTGACGGTGCGGGACGTGCTGGTCGCCGACGCGTCGCGGCGCACCACGGCGCTCAACGCGTACGTCTCCGGCTTCGGCCGGACCCGGCGGATCGTCGTCTACGACACGCTGCTCAGCACGGCCGAGCCGCGGGAGGTCGAACTCGTGGTGGCGCACGAGCTCGGGCACGTCGTGCACCGCGACGTCGCCCGCGGCACCGCGCTCGGCGCGGTCGGCTCCGCCGCGGGGGTGTGCGCGCTGGCCGCGGTCGTCAGCTGGTCCCCGCTGCTCGACCTGGCCGGCGCCGACCGCTTCGCCGACCCGCGCTCGGCATGGCTCCTCGCGGCCGTCGCGGCGCTGGGCGTGGCGCTCGCCGGGCCGGTCGGCTGCGCCATCAGCCGCCGCGTGGAGATACGGGCCGACCGGCACGCGCTGGCCCTCACGGCGGACCCGGAGCACTTCATCGCCATGCAGCGCCGGCTCACCATCTCGAACGTCGCCGAGCCCAGCCCGCCCCGGGCCCTCCACGCCCTCTTCGGCACCCACCCGACGCCTACGGCGCGCATCGCCCTGGCCCGCACATCCGCCCCGGCGCTACCGCCCGGCTGA
- a CDS encoding glycosyltransferase family 87 protein: protein MRYRQMSGPVPVVVVWALSRALLLVLVFQLVDFPGQSVVYDVTSVYQRWYPTLRHGAFPAHDVTWQYPPGAAAVLVAPGALPFLRYPAAFFWLAFLADAAVLAALLRDASRRSWRLDGVWVWVLGVLLLGPIVYARYDIMATAVGVVALLALRRRPALGGLLAAAGGLIKVWPLLLLTGTPPGRGTHRAWLAAAGTAVGGCVLFAATMPGAFSFLTFQRDRGTEVESLGGLVLHLARHAGWPGVTALHYGSVEFIGPHVDLVSDGALALSVLAFCWLLLWRLRARVFTAATPCDAGFVAVLLFTTTSRVISPQYLVWLIGIGAVCLAARESVVRLPVLLLVPAALLTTLEFPVCFPHVVHSDLLGVALVLARNALLAAATFLGCRRLWHATRPLPLPAKAPHAPAGASR, encoded by the coding sequence GTGAGATATCGGCAGATGAGCGGTCCGGTGCCGGTGGTGGTCGTGTGGGCGCTCAGCCGCGCGCTGCTGCTGGTCCTCGTCTTCCAGCTGGTCGACTTCCCCGGCCAGTCCGTCGTCTACGACGTGACCTCGGTCTACCAGCGCTGGTACCCGACGCTGCGGCACGGCGCCTTCCCCGCGCACGACGTGACCTGGCAGTATCCGCCGGGCGCGGCGGCGGTGCTGGTCGCGCCCGGCGCGCTGCCCTTCCTCCGCTATCCCGCCGCCTTCTTCTGGCTGGCCTTCCTCGCCGACGCCGCCGTCCTCGCCGCGCTGCTGCGCGACGCCTCGCGGCGGTCCTGGCGGCTCGACGGGGTGTGGGTGTGGGTCCTCGGCGTCCTGCTGCTCGGGCCGATCGTCTACGCCCGCTACGACATCATGGCCACCGCGGTCGGTGTCGTCGCGCTGCTGGCGCTGCGCCGGCGGCCGGCCCTCGGCGGGTTGCTCGCCGCGGCCGGCGGGCTCATCAAGGTGTGGCCGCTGCTGCTGCTGACCGGCACGCCGCCGGGGCGCGGCACCCACCGCGCCTGGCTCGCGGCCGCCGGCACCGCGGTGGGCGGCTGCGTGCTCTTCGCCGCGACCATGCCGGGGGCCTTCTCCTTCCTGACCTTCCAGCGCGACCGGGGCACCGAGGTGGAGTCCCTCGGCGGCCTGGTGCTCCACCTGGCCCGGCACGCCGGCTGGCCCGGCGTCACCGCGCTCCACTACGGCTCGGTGGAGTTCATCGGCCCGCACGTGGACCTGGTCAGCGACGGGGCGCTGGCGCTGAGCGTGCTGGCCTTCTGCTGGCTGCTGCTCTGGCGCCTGCGGGCGCGGGTCTTCACCGCGGCCACCCCCTGCGACGCCGGCTTCGTCGCCGTGCTGCTCTTCACCACCACGAGCCGGGTGATCAGCCCGCAGTATCTGGTGTGGCTGATCGGCATCGGGGCGGTGTGCCTCGCGGCGCGGGAGAGCGTGGTGCGGTTGCCGGTGCTCCTGCTCGTGCCGGCCGCGCTGCTGACGACGCTGGAGTTCCCGGTCTGCTTCCCGCACGTCGTGCACAGCGATCTCCTGGGCGTCGCCCTCGTCCTCGCCCGCAACGCGCTGCTGGCCGCCGCCACCTTCCTCGGCTGCCGCCGCCTCTGGCACGCCACCCGCCCCCTCCCCCTCCCGGCGAAGGCCCCCCACGCTCCCGCTGGCGCGAGCCGATGA